A single Mangifera indica cultivar Alphonso chromosome 20, CATAS_Mindica_2.1, whole genome shotgun sequence DNA region contains:
- the LOC123203939 gene encoding dihydrolipoyllysine-residue succinyltransferase component of 2-oxoglutarate dehydrogenase complex 1, mitochondrial-like, whose translation MFIEYIMVDKVNNEEPYAHQLGKLLETSQVVTIDVASPEAGVIKELVAKGETVEPGFKIAIISKSGEGVAHVASLEKIPERAAPNPSLAEKIEEEKPKPKVETATVLDKQPKALSLPPHIYIT comes from the exons ATGTTTATTGAGTACATCATGGTAGATAAGGTGAATAATGAAGAGCCATATGCTCACCAGCTTGGCAAACTGCTAGAGACATCTCAAGTG GTAACAATTGATGTTGCAAGTCCAGAAGCAGGTGTGATTAAAGAG CTTGTAGCCAAGGGAGAAACTGTGGAACCAGGTTTCAAAATTGCTATCATTTCAAAGTCTGGTGAAGGTGTAGCTCATGTAGCTTCCTTGGAGAAAATACCAGAGAGGGCTGCTCCTAACCCATCTCTTGCTGAAAAAATAGAAGAGGAGAAGCCAAAACCTAAAGTTGAAACAGCAACTGTCTTGGATAAGCAGCCTAAAGCACTCTCTCTGCCAcctcatatatatattacttag
- the LOC123204346 gene encoding receptor kinase-like protein Xa21, producing MTKRSKVLVMKYILLSVLSILIAVIVTFFFIRCHYKRKRSLVDRVDLLPLATWRRTSYLEIQQATDGFSECNLLGIGSFGSVFKGMISNGTIVAIKVFHLQVERVLKSFDSECEVLRNIRYRNLIKVLSSCCNTDFKALILEFMPNGSLEKWLYSHNYFLDMLRRLNIMIDVASALEYLHHDYSTLVIHCDLKPQNILLDEDMVAHVSDFSIAKLLDEGDSKTQTLTLATLGYMAPGDKDGFATKVNCMLNIMNLALNCCMESPEQRINMKDVLAKLKKIKLQFQQDVGGA from the exons ATGACCAAACGATCAAAAGTACTGGTAATGAAATACATTTTGCTTTCAGTTCTGTCAATTTTAATAGCAGTGATTGTAACCTTTTTCTTCATAAGATGTCATTATAAAAGAAAACGTTCTCTAGTTGATCGAGTCGATTTGTTACCTTTGGCAACATGGAGAAGAACATCATATCTAGAAATTCAACAAGCCACTGATGGTTTCAGTGAGTGCAACTTGCTTGGTATAGGTAGCTTCGGCTCAGTATTCAAAGGGATGATTTCAAATGGAACTATAGTTGCAATAAAGGTCTTTCATTTGCAAGTAGAGAGAGTACTTAAAAGCTTCGATTCTGAATGTGAAGTATTGCGCAACATTCGTTATCGGAATCTCATAAAAGTCTTGAGCAGCTGCTGTAATACTGATTTCAAGGCCTTGATACTTGAATTCATGCCCAATGGTAGTCTTGAGAAGTGGTTGTATTCTCACAACTATTTTCTGGATATGCTACGAAGGTTGAACATAATGATAGATGTTGCATCGGCTCTTGAATATCTCCACCATGATTATTCAACACTAGTCATCCATTGTGATTTGAAGCCTCAGAACATCTTATTAGATGAAGATATGGTTGCCCATGTGAGTGATTTCAGCATTGCCAAACTCTTAGATGAAGGAGATTCAAAGACACAAACCCTTACACTAGCGACTCTAGGGTATATGGCACCAGGTGAT AAAGATGGTTTTGCCACCAAAGTGAATTGCATGTTAAACATCATGAATTTGGCTTTGAATTGTTGCATGGAGTCACCCGAACAGAGGATTAATATGAAAGATGTCTTGGCAAAATTGAAGAAGATCAAATTGCAGTTTCAACAAGATGTGGGAGGTGCCTAA
- the LOC123204347 gene encoding receptor kinase-like protein Xa21 codes for MGYILCINLFLHYCFMATFAMTAKNITTDQSALFQFKAHITSDPYGVLAYNWSISNPICSWVGISCGARHERVTALNLSFMDLGGNISPHLGNLSFLVNLDLSYNNFHGHLPNELGQLRRLRVFSVGNNRISGGIPGFIGLLSKLQNLQLEFNNFSGTIPDALYNVTTLEALWSYDNKIQGSISPKIAKLTRLKIFDMANNFLSGSIPWSSIYNSSSLQTFYLDGNSLSGSLPDDLCNCLPKLEWLFLHLNRLFGQLPRSLGNRSEANIYSFARNKFTGLIPQNIGNSSKITGLAFSGNNLEGDIPQGIGKLKNLRILSIAYNNLAGKIPEELGNLQNLQSLHLSFNSLSGVIPVSIFNVSTIINISLVGNNLSGYLPSTIGQGVPNLKILFIGLNELTGTIPTSITNASKLTLLDLDRNSFYGLVPNTFGNLKYLKLLNLGSNNFTTESPSAKWSFLSSLTNCRKLKILLLNQNPLYGVIPLSIGNLSANLEEFDASNCKIRGSIPTEVGNLHSLITLDLSENDLNGFIPTSMGNLRNLQGFNKFNSSIPPSLWTLQYILQETFPPPLGAFKLLKLYLWQIIDLKVPSPTHLGH; via the exons ATGGGGTATATCTTGTGCATcaatttgtttttgcattactGTTTCATGGCTACCTTCGCTATGACAGCCAAGAATATAACAACCGATCAATCTGCTCTTTTTCAATTCAAAGCACATATCACTTCCGATCCTTACGGTGTACTGGCATATAACTGGTCCATTTCTAATCCAATTTGCAGCTGGGTTGGTATTTCCTGTGGTGCTCGCCATGAAAGAGTCACTGCCTTGAACCTTTCATTCATGGATCTCGGTGGCAACATCTCTCCACACCTGGGCAATCTCTCATTCCTGGTGAATCTTGATCTTAGTTACAACAATTTCCATGGCCATCTTCCGAATGAACTGGGGCAATTACGCCGACTGAGAGTCTTTTCTGTCGGTAACAATAGAATAAGTGGAGGCATTCCGGGATTTATCGGTCTCTTATCCAAACTCCAAAACCTTCaacttgaatttaataatttctcagGTACCATCCCAGATGCTCTCTACAATGTAACTACGCTAGAGGCCTTGTGGTCATACGACAATAAAATCCAAGGAAGCATTTCACCAAAGATTGCGAAGCTCACCAGGCTGAAAATTTTCGATATGGCAAATAACTTTCTCTCGGGCTCCATACCTTGGAGCAGCATCTACAACAGTTCGTCACTACAAACGTTTTATTTAGACGGCAATTCTTTGTCTGGCAGTCTGCCAGATGATCTCTGTAATTGCCTTCCAAAACTTGAATGGCTATTTCTACATTTGAATAGACTTTTTGGCCAGCTTCCAAGAAGTTTAGGCAACCGCAGCGAGgctaatatttattcatttgcgCGCAATAAATTCACAGGGCTCATACCACAAAATATTGGAAATTCGAGTAAGATTACGGGGTTGGCTTTTAGTGGTAACAACTTAGAAG GTGACATTCCACAAGGGATCGGCAAGTTGAAGAATCTACGGATTTTATCTATTGCTTACAATAATTTAGCAG GCAAAATTCCAGAGGAGTTAGGCAATTTGCAAAATCTACAAAGTCTACATCTAAGTTTCAATAGCTTAAGTGGTGTAATTCCAGTCTCAATCTTCAATGTTTCAACCATAATAAATATTAGTCTAGTTGGGAATAACCTTTCAGGCTATCTACCATCAACCATTGGCCAGGGGGTTCCCAACTTGAAAATTCTTTTCATAGGGTTAAATGAACTTACTGGAACAATCCCCACCTCCATTACCAATGCTTCCAAGCTCACTCTGCTAGATCTAGACCGCAACTCATTTTATGGGCTTGTTCCGAATACATTTGGCAACTTGAAATACCTCAAATTGCTTAACCTTGGGTCCAATAACTTCACCACTGAATCACCTTCTGCTAAATGGAGCTTTCTGTCTTCTTTGACAAATTGCAGGAAACTAAAGATTCTATTATTGAATCAGAATCCACTGTATGGTGTCATACCACTTTCAATCGGCAATTTATCTGCAAATCTTGAGGAATTTGATGCAAGTAATTGCAAGATCAGGGGCAGCATTCCTACGGAGGTGGGTAACTTGCATAGCTTGATAACGTTAGATCTTTCGGAAAATGATTTGAACGGATTTATTCCAACATCGATGGGGAATTTGCGGAATCTCCAAG gctttaacaaatttaactctAGCATACCCCCATCCTTATGGACTCTTCAGTATATCTTGCAG GAAACATTCCCACCACCCTTGGGGGCCTTCAAGCTCTTGAAACTCTATCTTTGGCAGATAATAGATTTGAAGGTGCCATCCCCAACACATTTGGGGCATTGA
- the LOC123203936 gene encoding LOW QUALITY PROTEIN: reticulon-like protein B9 (The sequence of the model RefSeq protein was modified relative to this genomic sequence to represent the inferred CDS: deleted 1 base in 1 codon; substituted 1 base at 1 genomic stop codon) yields the protein MPIYSSSSDSENETAQVSRTGQRPVRLFGGQRPVHAVLGGGKVADILLWKNKTVSALPLIGMTVIWFLFEVFEYNFVTLLCHISITAMLVAFIWCRAAEFFKWKQPNIPEIIXLSESAFREAMSTFRTRFNYLVTTLVNIAYGKDPGLFILVISFLYILSVVGTYFSFLNLLYLGVLCLETLPFLYDRYENEVDYFLVDKGMGKMKKMFKRFNSRVLDKIPRGPVKEH from the exons ATGCCGATTTATTCATCATCGTCAGACTCTGAAAACGAAACTGCACAGGTATCAAGAACCGGACAGCGGCCAGTAAGGCTTTTTGGGGGACAAAGGCCAGTACATGCCGTTCTTGGAGGAGGAAAAg TTGCGGACATCTTGTTATGGAAAAACAAAACAGTATCAGCCTTGCCGTTGATAGGGATGACAGTGATATGGTTTCTTTTTGAGGTTTTTGAGTACAATTTTGTGACTCTTCTGTGTCACATTTCTATCACAGCAATGCTTGTGGCCTTCATATGGTGCAGGGCTGctgaattttttaaatg GAAACAACCAAACATTCCtgaaataata tgattgaGTGAATCGGCATTCCGAGAAGCAATGTCAACCTTCCGAACAAGATTCAATTATCTGGTAACAACGCTCGTCAACATTGCCTATGGAAAAGATCCAGGACTCTTCATTCTGGT AATTAGTTTTCTCTACATATTGTCTGTGGTGGGAACTTATTTCAGTTTCCTAAATCTCCTCTATCTTG GTGTACTGTGCTTGGAAACATTGCCGTTTCTGTACGATCGATATGAGAACgaagttgattattttcttgtGGACAAAGGGATgggaaaaatgaagaaaatgttCAAAAGGTTTAATTCCAGGGTTCTGGATAAGATTCCAAGAGGGCCAGTGAAAgaacattaa